Proteins from one Porites lutea chromosome 3, jaPorLute2.1, whole genome shotgun sequence genomic window:
- the LOC140930167 gene encoding N-chimaerin-like, which translates to MTEESTEGRFYDTIEQPHWKSYLYRLQQKAPKARRIVCPKEIPNKPAHYGKEFHGCISREEADELVSEADGCYLVRESQRSPGSYTLTMRFGGVSKNFRLYYDGMHYVGEKRFQTIQDLVADGLIIMYIDMYAKDYVDTMMISPAVKAGEEKNLDTDETKEKEPLDQPDAMGKDQGDQKFNVGKRQSVKPSAYKKSHNFKMNTFRGPHWCDHCRNFLWGLIMQGVKCQDCGFNAHKQCSSVIPPNCQPDKKYIRRVFGVDLTTLVKLHNTKRPFVVEACVKEVESRGLDSEGIYRISGFADDIESLKNSFDKDGEIVDLSAYDDINIICGTLKQYFRMLPIPVITFELYNKFIDAGKISSKYEKVEALSKALLELPPSHYETLKYLLGHLYRVAKRKSENMMNEENLSIVFGPTLMRAPESDSLNVLTEMKCQRLVIESLISCQDVLFES; encoded by the exons ATGACAGAAG AATCAACAGAAGGTCGTTTTTACGACACAATTGAACAGCCGCATTGGAAGTCATATC TCTACAGGCTACAGCAGAAAGCACCAAAAGCAAGGAGAATCGTTTGTCCCAAGGAG ATACCAAATAAACCTGCCCACTATGGAAAAGA ATTTCATGGTTGTATTTCACGTGAAGAAGCTGATGAACTGGTTTCGGAGGCTGATGGCTGTTATCTTGTTAGAGAAAGTCAAAGATCACCAGGAAGTTACACTTTGACAATGAG ATTTGGTGGTGTTTCCAAAAACTTTAGATTATATTATGATGGAATGCATTATGTTG GGGAAAAACGATTTCAAACCATACAAGATCTTGTTGCAGATGGACTCATCATAATGTACATTGATATGTACGCAAAGGACTATGTTGACACCATGATGATAAGTCCAGCAGTGAAGGCGGGAGAAGAAAAGAATTTGGACACGGATGAAACCAAGGAGAAAGAACCTTTAGATCAACCAGATGCTATGGGAAAAGATCAG GGAGATCAAAAATTTAACGTTGGCAAGCGACAGAGTGTGAAACCTTCAGCATATAAGAAAAGTCACAACTTCAAG ATGAACACTTTCCGAGGACCGCACTGGTGCGACCATTGTCGAAACTTTTTATGGGGACTAATTATGCAAGGAGTCAAGTGCCAAG ATTGTGGATTTAATGCACATAAACAGTGCAGTTCTGTCATCCCACCCAACTGTCAACCTGACAAGAAATATATCAGAAGAG TGTTTGGTGTTGACCTGACAACACTTGTCAAGCTACACAACACCAAGAGGCCATTTGTTGTGGAAGCCTGTGTCAAAGAGGTGGAGAGCAGAG GTTTAGACAGTGAGGGAATTTACAGGATTTCAGGATTTGCTGATGATATTGAATCACTGAAGAATTCTTTTGACAAAG aTGGAGAGATTGTGGACCTGAGTGCGTATGACGACATAAACATTATTTGTGGCACCTTGAAGCAGTATTTTCGCATGCTTCCGATTCCAGTCATCACATTTGAACTGTACAACAAATTTATAGATGCAGGAA aaatttcCAGTAAATATGAAAAGGTAGAAGCACTCTCAAAAGCTCTTCTAGAACTTCCACCCTCCCATTACGAAACACTTAAGTATCTTTTGGGTCATCTATACAG AGTTGCAAAACGTAAAAGTGAAAACATGATGAATGAGGAAAACCTCTCAATTGTCTTTGGACCAACACTAATGAGGGCACCGGAGTCTGACTCGCTCAATGTTCTAACCGAAATGAAGTGTCAAAGACTGGTAATAGAAAGCCTTATTTCTTGTCAAGATGTCCTGTTTGAAAGCTAG
- the LOC140930170 gene encoding uncharacterized protein translates to MPSFRLKPQETCFICRSGSRIIFEDDHRDVSSEIHWLLPDNIWLHIFSYLSLRERFQASYTCRRWNNLCKDSLFWREVDFSFCSSQRVTDDTVRAVTSYAIGIQSIDFSGDQCESITDKTIGHVARYCQRLQKLNISGRERVTNRGLNLIARNCTLLEELNVENCEEISDKGIKSIAKNCRRLKVLSLASCSKISDKGVRFIAKKCKNLQSLNIAGCGGISDASLMTIGKHCHSLRNINLKDITGISFYGIESLVSGNPGMTHVRLGIVGDAQNTMIALQIIVKHCQKLQFLSFQHFHKTGVVAGGVQKMNKKRLGAFINSLNACVFSNENR, encoded by the coding sequence ATTAAAGCCGCAAGAGACATGTTTTATATGTAGAAGTGGCAGTAGAATTATCTTCGAGGACGATCACAGAGATGTGTCTTCAGAAATTCACTGGCTTCTTCCGGATAACATATGGCTTCATATATTTTCGTATTTGTCATTGCGGGAAAGATTTCAAGCATCATACACTTGCAGGCGTTGGAACAATCTTTGCAAAGATTCATTATTTTGGCGCGAAGTTGACTTCTCATTCTGCAGCTCTCAAAGAGTAACAGATGATACGGTTAGAGCGGTTACGTCATACGCTATAGGAATACAAAGCATTGATTTTTCAGGCGACCAATGCGAGTCAATCACTGACAAGACAATAGGTCACGTGGCGCGTTATTGTCAGCGCTTGCAGAAATTGAACATATCCGGAAGAGAAAGAGTTACAAATCGCGGGCTCAATCTTATTGCCAGGAACTGCACTCTTCTGGAAGAGCTGAACGTCGAGAACTGCGAAGAAATTAGCGACAAAGGAATTAAATCAATCGCCAAGAATTGTCGTCGACTTAAGGTCCTTTCACTTGCGTCTTGTAGCAAAATCAGTGATAAAGGCGTAAGGTTCATCGCTAAGAAGTGCAAAAATCTACAAAGCTTGAACATCGCAGGCTGCGGTGGAATTTCCGATGCGAGTCTCATGACTATTGGTAAACATTGCCATTCATTACGAAATATCAACCTCAAAGACATCACTGGCATCAGCTTTTATGGTATAGAAAGCCTGGTCAGCGGTAACCCTGGAATGACGCATGTGCGTTTAGGGATCGTGGGGGACGCACAGAACACGATGATCGCTTTACAGATTATTGTTAAACACTGCCAAAAACTGCAATTTCTAAGCTTTCAACATTTCCACAAGACTGGCGTTGTTGCAGGAGGAGTACAGAAGATGAATAAGAAAAGGCTTGGTGCTTTCATCAATAGCCTAAATGCATGTGTTTTTTCAAATGAGAACAGATAA